A genomic window from Yarrowia lipolytica chromosome 1D, complete sequence includes:
- a CDS encoding uncharacterized protein (Compare to YALI0D23133g, weakly similar to uniprot|P36120 Saccharomyces cerevisiae YKR024c DBP7 RNA helicase required for 60S ribosomal subunit assembly) yields MEDDGMMLNLVVADGPRQLSAREKAAKLKKSGLSFAQRKALREEEKKNAWKKEQGGITTTIEDRMKRREQDNPPVRPKPYDKPYEKKPYEKKPFEKKPYEKKSYDKPVASKPVEETDEEKYQRLMEGGKRPEKERWVPQRNFRNRRDMEKAGKDQSQDATPKHHDRDVIGTREDGSLIRRIREKTGAKGGIKGTYVSSIFSEKKEDRIAGEDVQMEDEEEEEAENNAESSNAALKDSTTFSGLGCSQRLVDALVGMQLAKPTKIQRATIPRLIQRERDLFVQAQTGSGKTLAFVLPVLERIMSCDDVSRETGLFAVILTPTRELTTQIYSVLETLCRKACPWIVPGIVIGGEKKKSEKARIRKGVNILVATPGRLADHFDNTEALDLSQVRWVVLDEGDRLMELGFEETITKILRTIEWKSVLRGENYLKDIPKNLKPLPSRRVTVLCSATMKGGVTELGKSTLKDADWVSNDSVEDALAETSVETFSAPSQLVQEWVVVPAKLRLVTLLGALRGDILQSSEKTNTKVIVFLSCSDSVDFHFDVLSRDGSQINKMDTAKTAPLLLDDVSTSVYKLHGSLSQQARTATLASFAKNSTPSILLCTDVASRGLDLPKITHVIEYDPPFSIEDHLHRVGRTARAGQDGRALLFLLPGAEEGYVEKLKQSQQMKKTTYENILAAGFGGKGWDFAATNYHLDVERWVLGDETALDRARRGFTSHIRAYATHIAAEKDMFNVRMLHLGHLAKSFALREAPGKLGKKKDPEKIKVNKDGSLDETQARKKMLDRSRKHVYNSGESAMGGYVLE; encoded by the coding sequence ATGGAAGACGACGGAATGATGCTGAATCTGGTGGTGGCGGACGGCCCTCGACAGCTGTCTGCGCGCGAGAAGGCCGCCAAGCTGAAGAAGTCTGGCCTCTCGTTTGCCCAGCGAAAGGCTCTGCgagaagaggagaaaaaaaacgcCTGGAAGAAGGAACAAGGAGGAATTACGACGACAATCGAGGATCGAATGAAGCGACGGGAGCAGGATAACCCTCCAGTGAGACCGAAACCCTACGATAAGCCTtatgagaagaagccttATGAGAAGAAACCctttgagaagaagccttATGAAAAGAAGTCCTACGACAAACCTGTTGCGTCTAAACCTGTTGAGGAGACCGACGAAGAGAAATACCAGCGACTCATGGAGGGAGGTAAGCGGCCCGAGAAGGAAAGATGGGTGCCTCAGCGAAACTTCCGGAACAGAAGAGATATGGAGAAGGCTGGAAAGGACCAGTCGCAAGATGCGACTCCTAAACACCATGATCGAGACGTGATCGGTACCCGTGAAGACGGCTCGCTGATTAGACGAATTCGAGAAAAGACTGGAGCCAAGGGAGGTATCAAGGGCACTTATGTGTCTTCTATTTTctctgagaagaaggaagatcGAATTGCCGGAGAAGATGTTCAGatggaggatgaggaggaagaagaagcagagaaCAACGCAGAGTCGTCAAACGCCGCTTTAAAGGATTCCACTACTTTCTCTGGTCTTGGATGCAGCCAGCGACTCGTGGATGCCTTAGTCGGCATGCAACTGGCTAAGCCTACCAAGATCCAGCGTGCAACAATCCCCCGGCTTATTCAACGAGAGCGAGATTTGTTTGTCCAGGCGCAGACCGGTTCCGGAAAGACGCTCGCTTTTGTTCTGCCTGTTTTGGAGCGAATCATGTCATGTGATGatgtgtcacgtgagactGGCTTGTTTGCCGTGATTCTGACTCCTACACGTGAGCTGACTACGCAGATCTACTCTGTTTTGGAGACTCTATGTCGAAAGGCTTGCCCCTGGATTGTTCCTGGTATTGTGAttggaggagagaagaagaagagcgaaAAGGCCCGAATTCGAAAGGGTGTCAACATCCTGGTAGCCACTCCTGGACGACTGGCTGATCATTTTGACAACACAGAAGCTCTGGATCTGAGTCAGGTGCGATGGGTGGTTCTGGACGAAGGCGATCGACTTATGGAGCTTGGTTTCGAGGAGACTATCACCAAAATTCTGCGAACCATCGAGTGGAAGTCTGTTCTACGGGGCGAAAACTATCTCAAGGATATCCCCAAGAACCTCAAACCCTTGCCTTCCAGAAGAGTCACTGTTCTCTGTTCCGCTACGATGAAGGGAGGAGTCACTGAGCTTGGAAAGAGCACTTTGAAGGACGCCGATTGGGTGTCTAACGATTCTGTTGAGGATGCTCTTGCTGAGACTTCTGTGGAAACGTTctctgctccttctcagcTTGTTCAGGAATGGGTTGTCGTTCCTGCTAAGCTCAGGCTAGTGACTCTTCTTGGAGCCCTCCGAGGAGATATTCTGCAGAGCTCCGAAAAGACTAACACCAAGGTGATTgtcttcttgtcttgtTCGGACTCTGTGGACTTCCATTTCGATGTTctttcacgtgacggcTCTCAGATTAACAAGATGGATACTGCCAAGACTGCCCCTCTCTTGTTGGACGATGTTTCCACTTCTGTTTACAAACTGCACGGTTCTCTGTCTCAGCAGGCCCGAACAGCGACTCTGGCGTCATTCGCCAAGAACTCCACTCCCTCTATTCTTCTTTGTACTGATGTTGCTTCTCGAGGTCTGGATCTGCCCAAGATCACTCATGTTATCGAGTACGATCCTCCATTCTCCATCGAGGACCATTTGCATCGAGTTGGTCGAACTGCGCGAGCAGGTCAGGACGGTCGAGCTCTGCTTTTCTTACTGCCCGGTGCCGAGGAGGGATACgttgagaagctcaagcAGAGTCAGCAGATGAAGAAAACCACGTACGAGAACATTCTGGCTGCCGGATTTGGAGGAAAGGGATGGGACTTTGCTGCTACCAACTACCATCTGGATGTTGAGAGATGGGTGCTGGGAGATGAAACTGCTCTGGACAGAGCTCGACGGGGATTCACATCGCATATTCGAGCCTACGCGACTCATATTGCAGCTGAAAAGGACATGTTTAACGTCAGAATGCTGCATCTGGGACACTTGGCCAAGTCTTTCGCACTGCGAGAAGCTCCAGGAAAGttgggcaagaagaaggacccTGAAAAGATCAAGGTCAATAAGGATGGAAGTCTGGACGAGACCCAGGCCAGAAAGAAGATGCTGGACCGGTCCAGAAAGCATGTTTACAACTCCGGAGAGAGTGCCATGGGTGGCTATGTGCTTGAATAA
- a CDS encoding mitochondrial 54S ribosomal protein mL59 (Compare to YALI0D23155g, similar to Saccharomyces cerevisiae MRPL25 (YGR076C); ancestral locus Anc_3.137, similar to uniprot|P23369 Saccharomyces cerevisiae YGR076c MRPL25 ribosomal protein YmL25 mitochondrial singleton), with product MKPSVNMLKQAVSSAVKAQVPVIDASPSYIPNANFAKLPQKLQDFFQRFPPQPFVNYSAKKGFKDAPNANPFLPNKSRVTNKTHKPLYSLRRQSDLYKLAHKHGVHELLPPMEKTFFETRHEQAKPLIGEMVWKKHIREKTKESRKEKIAKALETMDEKIAEAKGKKHWERLERREREKKQWV from the coding sequence aTGAAACCGTCGGTCAACATGCTCAAGCAGGCCGTTTCCAGCGCCGTCAAGGCTCAGGTGCCCGTCATCGACGCCTCTCCGTCGTACATCCCCAACGCCAACTTCGCCAAGCTGCcccagaagctgcaggaCTTTTTCCAGCGGTTCCCTCCCCAGCCATTTGTCAACTACTCGGCCAAGAAGGGGTTCAAGGACGCCCCCAACGCCAACCCCTTCCTGCCCAACAAGTCGCGAGtcaccaacaagacccACAAGCCTCTGTACTCGCTGAGACGACAGTCGGACCTGTACAAGCTGGCCCATAAGCACGGAGTGCACGAGCTGCTTCCTCCCATGGAAAAGACCTTCTTCGAGACCCGACACGAGCAGGCCAAGCCTCTGATTGGCGAGATggtgtggaagaagcaTATCCGAGAAAAGACCAAGGAGTCGCGAAAGGAAaagattgccaaggccTTGGAGAccatggacgagaagattgCCGAGGCAAAGGGAAAGAAACACTGGGAGAGATTGGAGCGACGGGAGcgagagaagaagcagtGGGTTTAG